In the Streptomyces formicae genome, one interval contains:
- a CDS encoding replication-associated recombination protein A has protein sequence MEPDLFTAAAEDRQEKDPSSSPLAVRMRPRTLDEVVGQQHLLKPGSPLRRLVGEGGGGPAGPSSVFLWGPPGIGKTTLAYVVSKATNKRFVELSAITAGVKEVRAVIDGARRAMGGHGKETVLFLDEIHRFSKAQQDSLLPAVENRWVTLIAATTENPYFSIISPLLSRSLLLTLEPLTDDDLRGLLRRALVDERGLGGAVELPEEAEEHLLRIAGGDARRALTALEAGAGSALAKGEKEITLQTLEESVDRAAVKYDRDGDQHYDVASALIKSIRGSDVDAALHYLARMIEAGEDPRFIARRLMISASEDIGLADPTALPTAVAAAQAVAMIGFPEAALTLSHATIALALAPKSNAATIAIQQAQADVRGGLAGPVPPHLRDGHYKGAAKLGHAQGYVYPHDVPGGIATQQYAPDAIEGKRYYQPTRYGAEARYADVVERVRARLKGEKTES, from the coding sequence GTGGAGCCCGACCTGTTCACCGCCGCAGCCGAAGACCGCCAGGAGAAGGACCCGTCCAGTAGTCCCCTGGCCGTCCGGATGCGCCCCCGCACCCTCGACGAAGTCGTCGGCCAGCAGCACCTGCTGAAGCCGGGCTCACCCCTGCGCCGCCTGGTGGGCGAGGGCGGGGGAGGGCCCGCGGGGCCGTCGTCGGTCTTCCTGTGGGGCCCGCCGGGCATCGGCAAGACGACCCTGGCGTACGTGGTGTCCAAGGCGACGAACAAGCGCTTCGTCGAGCTCTCCGCGATCACCGCGGGCGTCAAGGAAGTGCGCGCGGTCATCGACGGCGCCCGCAGGGCGATGGGCGGTCACGGCAAGGAGACCGTCCTCTTCCTCGACGAGATCCACCGCTTCAGCAAGGCCCAGCAGGACTCCCTGCTGCCCGCCGTCGAGAACCGCTGGGTGACGCTGATCGCGGCCACCACCGAGAATCCGTACTTCTCGATCATCTCGCCGCTCCTGTCCCGCTCCCTGCTGCTCACGCTCGAACCGCTCACCGACGACGACCTGCGCGGCCTGCTGCGCCGGGCGCTCGTCGACGAGCGGGGCCTCGGCGGCGCCGTCGAGCTGCCCGAGGAAGCCGAGGAGCACCTGCTGCGCATCGCGGGCGGCGACGCCCGGCGCGCGCTGACCGCCCTGGAGGCGGGCGCGGGCTCGGCCCTGGCCAAGGGCGAGAAGGAGATCACCCTCCAGACCCTGGAGGAGTCGGTCGACCGCGCCGCCGTGAAGTACGACAGGGACGGCGACCAGCACTACGACGTCGCGAGCGCCCTCATCAAGTCCATCCGCGGCTCGGACGTGGACGCGGCCCTGCACTATCTGGCCCGCATGATCGAGGCGGGCGAGGACCCCCGCTTCATCGCCCGGCGCCTGATGATCTCCGCCAGCGAGGACATCGGCCTCGCCGACCCCACCGCGCTGCCGACCGCGGTCGCCGCCGCCCAGGCCGTCGCGATGATCGGCTTCCCGGAGGCCGCGCTCACCCTCAGCCACGCCACGATCGCCCTCGCGCTCGCCCCCAAGTCGAACGCCGCGACGATCGCGATCCAGCAGGCCCAGGCGGACGTCCGAGGCGGTCTCGCCGGACCCGTCCCGCCCCACCTGCGCGACGGCCACTACAAGGGCGCGGCCAAGCTCGGCCACGCCCAGGGGTACGTGTACCCGCACGACGTGCCCGGCGGCATCGCCACCCAGCAGTACGCGCCCGACGCCATCGAGGGCAAGCGGTACTACCAACCCACTCGGTACGGTGCGGAGGCCCGTTACGCGGATGTGGTCGAGCGGGTCCGTGCGCGGCTCAAGGGCGAGAAGACCGAGAGCTAG
- a CDS encoding vitamin K epoxide reductase family protein, with protein MSKTMSAKDDALDDQETRHAPGSVGGSRAFALLLVITGAAGVLASWIITLDKFELLKDPNFQPGCSINPVVACGSIMKSEQAEAFGFPNPMLGLVTYGIVICVGMSLLAGARFPRWYWLTFNAGTLFGVGFCTWLMIQSLYEINALCLWCCLAWVATLLMFWYVTSFTIRKGFLPAPGWAKSFLTDFTWALPVMHIGVIAMLILTRWGADLWA; from the coding sequence ATGAGCAAAACGATGTCAGCGAAGGACGACGCCCTGGACGACCAGGAGACGCGGCACGCTCCGGGTTCCGTCGGCGGCAGCCGCGCGTTCGCCCTGCTCCTGGTGATCACGGGCGCGGCCGGTGTGCTCGCCTCCTGGATCATCACCCTGGACAAGTTCGAGCTCCTGAAGGACCCGAACTTCCAGCCGGGTTGCAGCATCAACCCCGTGGTCGCCTGCGGCAGCATCATGAAGAGCGAGCAGGCCGAGGCCTTCGGGTTCCCCAACCCGATGCTGGGCCTCGTCACCTACGGCATCGTGATCTGCGTCGGCATGAGCCTGCTCGCCGGGGCCCGCTTCCCGCGTTGGTACTGGCTCACCTTCAACGCGGGCACGCTCTTCGGTGTCGGATTCTGCACCTGGCTGATGATCCAGTCGCTGTACGAGATCAACGCGCTCTGCCTCTGGTGCTGCCTGGCCTGGGTCGCCACGCTCCTGATGTTCTGGTACGTCACGTCCTTCACCATCCGCAAGGGTTTCCTGCCCGCGCCGGGCTGGGCCAAGAGCTTCCTCACGGACTTCACCTGGGCGCTCCCCGTGATGCACATCGGCGTCATCGCGATGCTGATCCTGACCCGCTGGGGCGCCGACCTCTGGGCCTGA
- a CDS encoding ABC transporter ATP-binding protein — MSAYGHELAVDVRGLRKRYGDVTAVDGVDLRIEPGEVFGILGPNGAGKSTTVEILQGNRARDGGDVTVLGADPGTAGRAWRSRVGIVWQDESAPAELTVAETVRHFARYYPRPRDPDEVIALVGLAEKATSRIKALSGGQRRRLDVALGVIGGPELLLLDEPTTGFDPAARRQFWALIRTLADEGTTIVLTTHYLEEAEALAHRLAVIAEGRVVARGEPAELRRRYGTEATVEWTAADGTARQERTATPTRTVAGLLGAFDGEIPDLRIRRPTLEDVYLRLTGQEDGR, encoded by the coding sequence ATGAGCGCATACGGGCACGAACTCGCGGTCGACGTACGGGGACTGCGCAAGCGGTACGGCGACGTCACGGCCGTCGACGGGGTGGACCTGCGGATCGAGCCGGGCGAGGTCTTCGGGATCCTCGGCCCCAACGGCGCGGGCAAGAGCACCACGGTGGAGATCCTCCAGGGCAACAGGGCCAGGGACGGCGGCGACGTCACCGTGCTCGGCGCCGACCCCGGCACGGCGGGGCGGGCCTGGCGCTCGCGCGTCGGGATCGTGTGGCAGGACGAGTCCGCGCCCGCCGAGTTGACGGTGGCCGAGACGGTGCGGCACTTCGCGCGCTACTACCCGCGGCCGCGCGACCCCGACGAAGTGATCGCGCTCGTGGGCCTGGCGGAGAAGGCGACGAGTCGGATCAAGGCGCTCTCGGGCGGCCAGCGGCGGCGACTCGACGTGGCGCTCGGCGTGATCGGCGGACCCGAGCTGCTGCTCCTGGACGAGCCGACGACCGGCTTCGACCCGGCGGCCAGGCGGCAGTTCTGGGCCCTGATCCGGACGCTCGCCGACGAGGGCACGACCATCGTGCTCACCACGCACTACCTGGAGGAGGCCGAGGCGCTCGCGCACCGGCTCGCGGTGATCGCCGAGGGGCGGGTGGTGGCGCGGGGCGAGCCCGCGGAGCTGCGCAGGCGGTACGGCACCGAGGCCACCGTCGAGTGGACCGCGGCGGACGGCACCGCGCGCCAGGAGCGCACCGCGACCCCGACCCGCACGGTCGCCGGGCTCCTCGGCGCCTTCGACGGGGAGATCCCCGACCTGCGGATCCGCCGACCCACACTGGAGGACGTCTACCTCCGGCTGACCGGACAGGAGGACGGGCGATGA
- a CDS encoding ABC transporter permease has translation MTTTGTEGTRSRSAATDRLPGAWGLGLHQGVLELRQFFRQREQVVFTFAFPVVFLFLFASIFSDDVEGAGITASQLYVAAMIAAGIMSTSFQSLGISIAIERDEKVLRRLRGTPMPPAAYFLGKIWLVLVTGLLETALLLIVGVTLFDVDLPTRAGDWLTFGWIFVLGLTGCALLGIAISSVPKSGRSASSVVILPFLVLQFISGVYIAIDTIPDWMLTIGALFPLKWMCQGFRGVFLPDSARVLEQAGSWEYGKTALVLGAWCVGGLVLCLLTFRWKDRRDG, from the coding sequence ATGACCACGACCGGCACGGAGGGAACGCGCTCCCGGAGCGCCGCCACCGACCGGCTGCCCGGCGCCTGGGGGCTCGGCCTGCATCAAGGCGTCCTGGAACTGCGGCAGTTCTTCCGCCAGCGCGAACAGGTCGTCTTCACCTTCGCCTTCCCCGTCGTCTTCCTCTTCCTCTTCGCGTCGATCTTCAGCGACGACGTGGAGGGCGCGGGCATCACCGCGTCCCAGCTCTACGTCGCCGCGATGATCGCCGCGGGCATCATGTCGACGAGCTTCCAGTCCCTCGGCATCTCGATCGCGATCGAGCGGGACGAGAAGGTCCTGCGCAGGCTGCGCGGGACGCCGATGCCCCCGGCCGCGTACTTCCTGGGGAAGATCTGGCTGGTCCTGGTCACCGGACTCCTGGAGACGGCGCTCCTGCTGATCGTCGGCGTCACCCTCTTCGACGTCGACCTGCCCACGCGCGCGGGCGACTGGCTGACCTTCGGCTGGATCTTCGTCCTGGGACTCACCGGCTGCGCGCTGCTCGGCATCGCGATCAGCAGCGTCCCGAAGTCGGGGCGGAGCGCCAGCTCGGTGGTCATCCTGCCGTTCCTGGTGCTGCAGTTCATCTCCGGCGTGTACATCGCCATCGACACCATTCCGGACTGGATGCTGACGATCGGCGCCCTCTTCCCCCTGAAGTGGATGTGCCAGGGTTTTCGCGGGGTGTTCCTGCCGGACTCCGCGCGCGTGCTCGAACAGGCGGGGAGCTGGGAGTACGGGAAGACCGCCCTGGTGCTCGGCGCCTGGTGCGTCGGAGGACTGGTGCTGTGTCTGCTGACGTTCCGGTGGAAGGACCGGCGCGACGGCTGA
- the hisS gene encoding histidine--tRNA ligase: MSTFKAPKGTYDLLPPDSAKYLAVREAIAAPLRNSGYGYIETPGFENVELFSRGVGESTDIVSKEMYAFETKGGDQLALRPEGTASVLRAALEGNLHKAGNLPVKLWYSGSYYRYERPQKGRYRHFSQVGAEAIGAEDPALDAELIILADQAYRTLGLRNFRILLNSLGDKECRPVYRAALQDFLRGLDLDEETRRRIDINPLRVLDDKRADVQKQLVGAPSLRDYLCDACKAYHEQVRELVTAAGVVFEDDEKLVRGLDYYTRTTFEFVHDGLGSQSAVGGGGRYDGLSEMIGGPSLPSVGWALGVDRTVLALEAEGVELDIPAATSVFAVPLGEEARRVLFAKVTELRKAGVAADFSYGGKGLKGAMKNANRSGARFTVVAGERDLDEGVVQLKDMESGEQEAVAVDEIVAKLTAELGK; the protein is encoded by the coding sequence GTGAGCACCTTCAAGGCCCCCAAGGGCACCTACGACCTGCTTCCGCCGGACTCCGCGAAGTACCTGGCGGTGCGCGAGGCGATCGCGGCCCCGCTGCGCAACTCGGGCTACGGCTACATCGAGACGCCCGGATTTGAGAACGTCGAGCTGTTCTCGCGCGGCGTCGGCGAGTCCACGGACATCGTCTCCAAGGAGATGTACGCCTTCGAGACCAAGGGCGGTGACCAGCTCGCGCTGCGCCCCGAGGGCACGGCGTCCGTGCTGCGCGCCGCGCTCGAGGGCAACCTGCACAAGGCGGGCAACCTCCCGGTCAAGCTCTGGTACTCGGGCTCCTACTACCGCTACGAGCGTCCCCAGAAGGGCCGGTACAGGCACTTCTCCCAGGTGGGCGCCGAGGCGATCGGTGCCGAGGACCCGGCGCTCGACGCCGAGCTGATCATCCTGGCCGACCAGGCGTACCGCACCCTCGGACTGCGGAACTTCCGCATCCTGCTCAACTCGCTCGGCGACAAGGAGTGCCGCCCCGTCTACCGCGCCGCGCTGCAGGACTTCCTGCGCGGGCTCGACCTGGACGAGGAGACACGTCGACGTATCGACATCAATCCGCTGCGGGTCCTCGACGACAAGCGGGCCGACGTCCAGAAGCAGCTGGTGGGCGCGCCCTCGCTGCGCGACTACCTGTGCGACGCCTGCAAGGCGTACCACGAGCAGGTTCGCGAGCTGGTCACGGCGGCGGGCGTCGTCTTCGAGGACGACGAGAAGCTGGTCCGCGGCCTGGACTACTACACCCGCACCACCTTCGAGTTCGTCCACGACGGCCTCGGTTCGCAGTCCGCGGTCGGCGGCGGCGGCCGGTACGACGGCCTGTCCGAGATGATCGGCGGCCCCTCGCTGCCCTCGGTCGGCTGGGCCCTCGGCGTGGACCGCACGGTGCTCGCCCTGGAGGCGGAGGGCGTCGAGCTCGACATCCCCGCGGCCACCAGCGTGTTCGCGGTGCCGCTCGGCGAGGAGGCGCGCCGCGTCCTGTTCGCCAAGGTGACGGAGCTGCGCAAGGCCGGTGTCGCGGCGGACTTCTCGTACGGCGGCAAGGGCCTCAAGGGAGCGATGAAGAACGCCAACCGCTCGGGCGCGCGCTTCACCGTCGTCGCGGGCGAGCGCGACCTCGACGAGGGCGTCGTCCAGCTCAAGGACATGGAGTCCGGGGAGCAGGAGGCGGTGGCGGTGGACGAGATCGTGGCCAAGCTGACGGCCGAGCTCGGCAAGTAG
- a CDS encoding MBL fold metallo-hydrolase, producing the protein MLIAGFPAGAWGTNCYLVAPAAGEECVIIDPGHQAAQGVEDALKKHRLKPVAVILTHGHIDHVASVVPVCGAHDVPAWIHPRDRYMLSDPEKALGRSIGMPLMGELTVGEPDDMRELTDGADLKLAGLDFSVAHAPGHTKGSVTFQMPETQEVPSVFFSGDLLFAGSIGRTDLPGGSHPEILESLARVCLPLDDSTVVLSGHGPQTSIGQERATNPYLRQVAAGLGADETSAPRRGM; encoded by the coding sequence GTGCTCATTGCCGGGTTCCCCGCCGGGGCCTGGGGCACCAACTGCTACCTGGTCGCCCCCGCCGCAGGCGAGGAGTGCGTGATCATCGACCCGGGCCACCAGGCCGCCCAGGGAGTCGAGGACGCACTCAAGAAGCATCGGCTCAAGCCCGTCGCGGTCATCCTCACCCACGGCCACATCGACCACGTCGCCTCGGTCGTCCCGGTGTGCGGGGCGCACGACGTCCCCGCGTGGATCCACCCCCGCGACCGGTACATGCTGAGCGACCCCGAGAAGGCGCTCGGCCGCTCCATCGGGATGCCGCTGATGGGCGAGCTGACGGTGGGGGAGCCCGACGACATGCGGGAGCTGACCGACGGCGCGGACCTGAAGCTCGCGGGCCTCGACTTCTCCGTCGCGCACGCGCCGGGCCATACGAAGGGGTCGGTGACCTTCCAGATGCCCGAGACCCAGGAAGTCCCCTCGGTCTTCTTCTCGGGCGATCTGCTCTTCGCCGGCTCCATCGGACGCACCGACCTGCCCGGCGGCAGCCACCCCGAGATCCTCGAATCGCTGGCCCGCGTGTGCCTGCCGCTCGACGACTCGACCGTGGTCCTGTCAGGGCACGGTCCCCAGACATCCATCGGCCAGGAGCGCGCCACCAATCCGTATCTGCGGCAGGTGGCCGCCGGCCTGGGCGCGGACGAGACGTCCGCCCCGCGACGAGGAATGTGA
- a CDS encoding peptidylprolyl isomerase, with the protein MVSQEQRRKQLAREKALRQQQRREAARRRARMRNAVLAGALAVVVAGGAVSYAAGAFDGDDTKDGANAEPSSTPPKDPCAKAAPGKVKPLSFKKEPALTIDKSADYAMDLKTTCGDIGLDLDAAKAPHTVNSFNFLVNKGYLDHTKCHRLTTGGIYVLQCGDPKGTGEGGPGYSIPDENLKDKRLKGKVYPAGTVAMANQYNAAKKTGRDTGGSQFFLVYQDSQLPPDYTPFGTISESGMKVLKKIAAAGESSGQGDGAPNATVVIDKATVTKS; encoded by the coding sequence GTGGTCAGCCAGGAACAGCGCCGCAAGCAGCTCGCCCGGGAGAAGGCGCTGCGCCAGCAGCAGCGCCGCGAGGCCGCGCGCCGCAGGGCGCGGATGCGCAACGCGGTGCTCGCGGGGGCCCTCGCGGTGGTCGTGGCGGGCGGCGCGGTGTCGTACGCGGCGGGCGCCTTCGACGGTGACGACACGAAGGACGGCGCGAACGCGGAGCCCAGCAGCACGCCGCCGAAGGACCCGTGCGCGAAGGCGGCCCCGGGCAAGGTGAAGCCGCTGAGCTTCAAGAAGGAGCCCGCGCTCACCATCGACAAGTCGGCCGACTACGCGATGGACCTGAAGACGACGTGCGGCGACATCGGCCTCGACCTGGACGCCGCCAAGGCCCCGCACACGGTCAACTCGTTCAACTTCCTGGTGAACAAGGGCTACCTCGACCACACCAAGTGCCACCGGCTCACCACCGGCGGCATCTACGTCCTGCAGTGCGGCGACCCCAAGGGCACCGGCGAGGGCGGCCCCGGCTACTCGATCCCCGACGAGAACCTGAAGGACAAGCGCCTGAAGGGGAAGGTGTATCCGGCGGGCACGGTCGCCATGGCGAACCAGTACAACGCCGCGAAGAAGACGGGCCGCGACACCGGCGGCAGCCAGTTCTTCCTGGTCTACCAGGACAGTCAGCTCCCGCCCGACTACACACCGTTCGGGACCATTTCCGAATCCGGCATGAAGGTGCTCAAGAAGATCGCCGCCGCCGGGGAGAGCAGCGGCCAGGGCGACGGCGCCCCGAACGCGACGGTCGTCATCGACAAGGCGACCGTGACGAAATCCTGA
- a CDS encoding DUF349 domain-containing protein, producing MSSDPWGRVDETGTVYVRTADGSERVVGSWQAGSPDEALAYFERKYDGLVVEIGLLERRVKTTDLSAKDAMTAIDHLRQQVVEAHAVGDLDALGKRLDKLVESVEARREERKVQKAKQSDEARHAKEALVVEAEELAQSEQWRAAGERLRALVDTWKGLPRLDRKSDDELWHRFSHARSAFSKRRKAHFASLDAQREDARKAKEKLVAEAEALSGSTDWGPTAARYRDLMTDWKAAGRAQREHEDDLWNRFRGAQDVFFAARSAVFAERDAEQGENLKLKEELADEAEKLVPVTDLKAARAAFRSINERWEAIGHVPRDARPKVEGRMHAVERALQESEEAEWRRTNPEARARAEGLTGQLQAAVDKLQGQIETARAAGNTSKADKLQRELDGRQALLDQALKGLHEFGG from the coding sequence GTGAGCAGCGACCCGTGGGGCCGCGTCGACGAGACGGGGACCGTGTACGTGCGTACGGCCGACGGCAGCGAGCGAGTGGTCGGTTCGTGGCAGGCAGGATCTCCTGACGAGGCCCTCGCCTATTTCGAGCGCAAGTACGACGGTCTGGTCGTCGAGATCGGACTTCTCGAGCGCCGGGTGAAGACGACCGACCTGTCGGCCAAGGACGCCATGACCGCCATCGACCACCTGCGCCAGCAGGTCGTCGAGGCGCACGCGGTCGGCGATCTGGACGCCCTGGGCAAGCGGCTCGACAAGCTCGTGGAGAGCGTCGAGGCGCGGCGCGAGGAGCGCAAGGTCCAGAAGGCCAAGCAGTCCGACGAGGCGCGGCACGCCAAGGAAGCCCTGGTCGTGGAGGCCGAGGAGCTGGCCCAGAGCGAGCAGTGGCGGGCGGCGGGCGAGCGGCTGCGCGCCCTGGTCGACACCTGGAAGGGCCTGCCGCGGCTCGACCGCAAGTCGGACGACGAGCTGTGGCACCGCTTCTCGCACGCCCGCTCGGCGTTCTCCAAGCGCCGCAAGGCGCACTTCGCGTCGCTGGACGCCCAGCGCGAGGACGCCCGCAAGGCCAAGGAGAAGCTGGTCGCCGAGGCCGAGGCGCTGTCGGGTTCGACGGACTGGGGTCCGACGGCCGCCCGGTACCGCGACCTGATGACCGACTGGAAGGCGGCGGGCCGCGCACAGCGCGAGCACGAGGACGACCTGTGGAACCGCTTCCGCGGCGCCCAGGACGTGTTCTTCGCGGCGCGCAGCGCGGTCTTCGCGGAGCGCGACGCCGAGCAGGGCGAGAACCTGAAGCTCAAGGAGGAGCTGGCGGACGAGGCCGAGAAGCTCGTCCCGGTGACGGACCTGAAGGCGGCCCGTGCCGCGTTCCGCTCCATCAACGAGCGCTGGGAGGCCATCGGCCACGTGCCGCGTGACGCGCGGCCCAAGGTCGAGGGCCGGATGCACGCGGTCGAGCGGGCGCTTCAGGAGTCCGAGGAAGCCGAGTGGCGCCGCACGAACCCGGAGGCACGCGCGCGTGCCGAGGGTCTCACCGGTCAGCTGCAGGCCGCCGTGGACAAGCTCCAGGGCCAGATCGAGACCGCTCGCGCCGCGGGCAACACCTCGAAGGCCGACAAGCTCCAGCGCGAGCTCGACGGCCGCCAGGCCCTCCTCGACCAGGCCCTGAAGGGTCTGCACGAGTTCGGCGGCTGA